Proteins from one Gasterosteus aculeatus chromosome 11, fGasAcu3.hap1.1, whole genome shotgun sequence genomic window:
- the pecam1a gene encoding platelet endothelial cell adhesion molecule isoform X2 yields the protein MESGPPSLPLLLLLTCLLHCWQGGRGQPSYTIDTVDLTILPSGAVQSGTPVTVRCRVRVSHDNIPHLQHDFQLRLDDVPVHSSTTEDDSIAYQLPRARAADSGSYECRVTVRDKSKASFGRKLHVAGLQTPVLYLSNTSPYESEEFTATCSAPEEKGPLVFRFYQMSLPGDSKKIKQPPPSGVSSETTLVLRSVGDSTLYCDYEVNLVSGARRSNRSNEIPVIVKALYISPTMNVLPFLDVFEGDVMEVVCKVVNPPKNIEVFLTKDRRVLKKAPVSLSHLFTAREGDSGTLVCKAEWGNVQKETNKTLTVKELFSKPQLTLQPKDLFEGDRLKMTCSVSIYASERIGNESMRFSIYKDGAKLTDARTYNTTAEPPTNGNYTCRAEATSLSYTDVAKESQALVVKAKVPVSEPVLSVVGGTLVLGKRFQLLCRSDNGTLPIDYTLSSPGRPAETIVVSKPGEEAIFNSSAIRQTSDLSDFLCRAANGENRRSMPVTGRRLQRLSIIEPVSVPVLTVFPGAGDVSGGQNVTLSCSVQRGSLPISFTWFHTETEGPLFFRLSQKREESYSISSIRREQAGEYYCVGDNPANETKRSLRVVIGVKMAGWKKGFIAVFVLCILLILAMILILALKRRLLQFKRRRTGELSVKSASTKAERLSLTQAEVNEAANVTPGMIGKSVWSEHPSGSDSEDQNSVTAPEKPAEPQYAEVQIRQADSNPVAETPETESSEVRPSKQGVPEPADAGSVEYAQLNHDPDPHSDHGNHGDHSVQDDYIDEIDIDSVHIDTVDHGK from the exons ATGGAGTCCGGACCCCCCagcctgccgctgctgctgctcctcaccTGCCTGCTGCACTGCT GGCAGGGTGGCCGAGGACAGCCGT CGTACACCATAGACACCGTTGACCTCACGATCCTCCCCAGCGGCGCGGTTCAGAGCGGCACCCCGGTGACCGTGCGCTGCCGCGTCAGAGTCAGCCACGACAACATCCCCCACCTGCAGCACGACTTCCAGCTCAGGCTGGACGACGTGCCCGTCCACTCCTCCACCACCGAGGACGACTCCATCGCGTACCAACTGCCCCGGGCGCGGGCCGCCGACTCCGGCAGCTACGAGTGTCGAGTCACCGTCCGGGACAAGAGCAAAGCCAGCTTCGGCAGAAAGCTCCACGTGGCAG GCCTGCAGACCCCCGTTCTGTATTTGAGCAATACTTCACCCTATGAGAGCGAGGAGTTCACAGCCACCTGCAGTGCGCCGGAGGAGAAGGGACCCCTCGTCTTCAGGTTTTACCAGATGTCTCTGCCCGGAGACTCGAAGAAGATAAAGCAGCCGCCCCCCTCTGGGGTCTCATCGGAGACCACGCTGGTCCTGAGGAGCGTTGGAGACAGCACCCTGTACTGTGACTACGAGGTCAATCTGGTTTCTGGGGCCAGACGCTCAAACCGCAGCAACGAGATTCCGGTGATCGTCAAAG CACTCTACATCTCCCCGACCATGAATGTGCTGCCCTTTTTGGACGTCTTCGAGGGCGACGTAATGGAGGTGGTCTGTAAAGTGGTGAATCCACCGAAGAACATTGAAGTATTCCTGACGAAGGACAGGAGGGTCCTCAAGAAAGCCCCAGTCAGCCTCAGCCACCTGTTCACTGCTCGCGAAGGCGACTCTGGGACGCTGGTGTGCAAGGCCGAGTGGGGCAACGTGCAGAAGGAAACCAATAAAACGCTCACAGTCAAAG AGCTGTTTTCAAAGCCACAGCTGACTCTGCAGCCCAAAGACTTATTCGAGGGGGATCGCCTCAAAATGACCTGCTCCGTCTCCATCTACGCTTCTGAGCGGATCGGCAACGAAAGCATGCGGTTCTCCATCTACAAAGACGGCGCCAAGCTCACCGACGCGCGCACGTACAACACTACGGCGGAACCCCCTACAAACGGCAACTACACCTGCAGAGCCGAGGCTACGTCGCTATCGTACACCGACGTGGCCAAAGAAAGCCAAGCGCTTGTTGTCAAAGCCAAAG TTCCTGTTTCCGAGCCCGTGCTGAGTGTGGTGGGGGGCACGCTGGTGTTGGGAAAGCGCTTCCAGCTGCTGTGTCGCAGCGACAACGGCACCCTGCCCATCGACTACACGCTGAGCAGCCCCGGGAGGCCGGCAGAGACCATCGTGGTGAGCAAGCCCGGGGAGGAGGCCATCTTTAACTCCTCGGCCATCCGCCAGACGTCAGACTTAAGCGACTTCCTGTGCCGCGCGGCTAACGGCGAGAACCGGCGCTCCATGCCGGTGACGGGGCGACGGCTGCAGCGTTTGAGCATCATAG AGCCGGTCTCCGTGCCGGTGCTGACGGTGTTCCCCGGCGCGGGAGACGTCTCCGGGGGGCAGAACGTGACTCTCTCCTGCTCGGTGCAGCGAGGCAGCCTCCCCATCAGCTTCACCTGGTTCCACACCGAGACGGAGGGCCCCCTCTTCTTCCGGCTCTCCCAGAAGCGGGAGGAGTCCtacagcatcagcagcatcaggAGGGAGCAGGCGGGGGAATACTACTGTGTGGGCGACAACCCGGCCAACGAGACCAAACGAAGCCTCCGCGTCGTCATCGGAG TGAAGATGGCCGGTTGGAAGAAAGGTTTCATCGCTGTTTTTGTCCTCTGCATCCTGCTCATACTGGCGATGATCCTGATCCTGGCCTTAAAAAGACGCCTCCTTCAATTCAAGAGGAGGAGAACTGGCGAGCTGTCGGT GAAGTCAGCCAGCACCAAGGCGGAGCGGCTGAGCCTCACACAGGCAGAGGTCAACGAGGCCGCCAATG TCACTCCAGGCATGATTGGGAAGAGTGTTTGGAGTGAACATCCATCGGGCTCGG ACTCCGAAGACCAGAATAGTGTGACCGCTCCAGAAAAGCCAGCGGAACCTCAATACGCTGAGGTGCAGATCCGACAGGCCGATTCCAACCCAG TCGCGGAGACACCGGAGACGGAGTCCAGCGAGGTGCGGCCCTCCAAGCAAG GCGTTCCAGAGCCGGCCGACGCT GGCTCAGTGGAGTATGCACAGCTGAATCATGATCCGGATCCCCACAGTGACCACGGTAACCATGGTGACCACAGTGTCCAGGATGACTACATAGATGAGATTGATATTGACAGTGTTCACATCGACACCGTTGACCACGGGAAATGA
- the pecam1a gene encoding platelet endothelial cell adhesion molecule isoform X1 produces the protein MESGPPSLPLLLLLTCLLHCWQGGRGQPSYTIDTVDLTILPSGAVQSGTPVTVRCRVRVSHDNIPHLQHDFQLRLDDVPVHSSTTEDDSIAYQLPRARAADSGSYECRVTVRDKSKASFGRKLHVAGLQTPVLYLSNTSPYESEEFTATCSAPEEKGPLVFRFYQMSLPGDSKKIKQPPPSGVSSETTLVLRSVGDSTLYCDYEVNLVSGARRSNRSNEIPVIVKALYISPTMNVLPFLDVFEGDVMEVVCKVVNPPKNIEVFLTKDRRVLKKAPVSLSHLFTAREGDSGTLVCKAEWGNVQKETNKTLTVKELFSKPQLTLQPKDLFEGDRLKMTCSVSIYASERIGNESMRFSIYKDGAKLTDARTYNTTAEPPTNGNYTCRAEATSLSYTDVAKESQALVVKAKVPVSEPVLSVVGGTLVLGKRFQLLCRSDNGTLPIDYTLSSPGRPAETIVVSKPGEEAIFNSSAIRQTSDLSDFLCRAANGENRRSMPVTGRRLQRLSIIEPVSVPVLTVFPGAGDVSGGQNVTLSCSVQRGSLPISFTWFHTETEGPLFFRLSQKREESYSISSIRREQAGEYYCVGDNPANETKRSLRVVIGVKMAGWKKGFIAVFVLCILLILAMILILALKRRLLQFKRRRTGELSVKSASTKAERLSLTQAEVNEAANVTPGMIGKSVWSEHPSGSDSEDQNSVTAPEKPAEPQYAEVQIRQADSNPVAETPETESSEVRPSKQGVPEPADAQGSVEYAQLNHDPDPHSDHGNHGDHSVQDDYIDEIDIDSVHIDTVDHGK, from the exons ATGGAGTCCGGACCCCCCagcctgccgctgctgctgctcctcaccTGCCTGCTGCACTGCT GGCAGGGTGGCCGAGGACAGCCGT CGTACACCATAGACACCGTTGACCTCACGATCCTCCCCAGCGGCGCGGTTCAGAGCGGCACCCCGGTGACCGTGCGCTGCCGCGTCAGAGTCAGCCACGACAACATCCCCCACCTGCAGCACGACTTCCAGCTCAGGCTGGACGACGTGCCCGTCCACTCCTCCACCACCGAGGACGACTCCATCGCGTACCAACTGCCCCGGGCGCGGGCCGCCGACTCCGGCAGCTACGAGTGTCGAGTCACCGTCCGGGACAAGAGCAAAGCCAGCTTCGGCAGAAAGCTCCACGTGGCAG GCCTGCAGACCCCCGTTCTGTATTTGAGCAATACTTCACCCTATGAGAGCGAGGAGTTCACAGCCACCTGCAGTGCGCCGGAGGAGAAGGGACCCCTCGTCTTCAGGTTTTACCAGATGTCTCTGCCCGGAGACTCGAAGAAGATAAAGCAGCCGCCCCCCTCTGGGGTCTCATCGGAGACCACGCTGGTCCTGAGGAGCGTTGGAGACAGCACCCTGTACTGTGACTACGAGGTCAATCTGGTTTCTGGGGCCAGACGCTCAAACCGCAGCAACGAGATTCCGGTGATCGTCAAAG CACTCTACATCTCCCCGACCATGAATGTGCTGCCCTTTTTGGACGTCTTCGAGGGCGACGTAATGGAGGTGGTCTGTAAAGTGGTGAATCCACCGAAGAACATTGAAGTATTCCTGACGAAGGACAGGAGGGTCCTCAAGAAAGCCCCAGTCAGCCTCAGCCACCTGTTCACTGCTCGCGAAGGCGACTCTGGGACGCTGGTGTGCAAGGCCGAGTGGGGCAACGTGCAGAAGGAAACCAATAAAACGCTCACAGTCAAAG AGCTGTTTTCAAAGCCACAGCTGACTCTGCAGCCCAAAGACTTATTCGAGGGGGATCGCCTCAAAATGACCTGCTCCGTCTCCATCTACGCTTCTGAGCGGATCGGCAACGAAAGCATGCGGTTCTCCATCTACAAAGACGGCGCCAAGCTCACCGACGCGCGCACGTACAACACTACGGCGGAACCCCCTACAAACGGCAACTACACCTGCAGAGCCGAGGCTACGTCGCTATCGTACACCGACGTGGCCAAAGAAAGCCAAGCGCTTGTTGTCAAAGCCAAAG TTCCTGTTTCCGAGCCCGTGCTGAGTGTGGTGGGGGGCACGCTGGTGTTGGGAAAGCGCTTCCAGCTGCTGTGTCGCAGCGACAACGGCACCCTGCCCATCGACTACACGCTGAGCAGCCCCGGGAGGCCGGCAGAGACCATCGTGGTGAGCAAGCCCGGGGAGGAGGCCATCTTTAACTCCTCGGCCATCCGCCAGACGTCAGACTTAAGCGACTTCCTGTGCCGCGCGGCTAACGGCGAGAACCGGCGCTCCATGCCGGTGACGGGGCGACGGCTGCAGCGTTTGAGCATCATAG AGCCGGTCTCCGTGCCGGTGCTGACGGTGTTCCCCGGCGCGGGAGACGTCTCCGGGGGGCAGAACGTGACTCTCTCCTGCTCGGTGCAGCGAGGCAGCCTCCCCATCAGCTTCACCTGGTTCCACACCGAGACGGAGGGCCCCCTCTTCTTCCGGCTCTCCCAGAAGCGGGAGGAGTCCtacagcatcagcagcatcaggAGGGAGCAGGCGGGGGAATACTACTGTGTGGGCGACAACCCGGCCAACGAGACCAAACGAAGCCTCCGCGTCGTCATCGGAG TGAAGATGGCCGGTTGGAAGAAAGGTTTCATCGCTGTTTTTGTCCTCTGCATCCTGCTCATACTGGCGATGATCCTGATCCTGGCCTTAAAAAGACGCCTCCTTCAATTCAAGAGGAGGAGAACTGGCGAGCTGTCGGT GAAGTCAGCCAGCACCAAGGCGGAGCGGCTGAGCCTCACACAGGCAGAGGTCAACGAGGCCGCCAATG TCACTCCAGGCATGATTGGGAAGAGTGTTTGGAGTGAACATCCATCGGGCTCGG ACTCCGAAGACCAGAATAGTGTGACCGCTCCAGAAAAGCCAGCGGAACCTCAATACGCTGAGGTGCAGATCCGACAGGCCGATTCCAACCCAG TCGCGGAGACACCGGAGACGGAGTCCAGCGAGGTGCGGCCCTCCAAGCAAG GCGTTCCAGAGCCGGCCGACGCT CAGGGCTCAGTGGAGTATGCACAGCTGAATCATGATCCGGATCCCCACAGTGACCACGGTAACCATGGTGACCACAGTGTCCAGGATGACTACATAGATGAGATTGATATTGACAGTGTTCACATCGACACCGTTGACCACGGGAAATGA